The following is a genomic window from Micromonospora cathayae.
CCGACCTGCTCCGGCTCGCCGGCACCGTGGACGCCACCACCGCCCCGTACTACCTGCTCCTGCACGGCTGGGTGGCGGTGGCCGGGGACTCGGTCACCGCGTTGCGGCTGCCCAGCGTGCTGGCCGTCGCGGCGGCCGCCGGACTCACCGCCGTACTCGGGGAACGGCTGTTCGGCCGGCGGGCCGGCCTGCTCGGCGGGCTACTGTTCGCGGTGCTGCCCAGCACCTCCCGGTACGGGCAGGAGGCCCGACCGTACGCCCTGGCCACCCTTCTCGCGGTGGCCGCCACCCTGCTGCTGGTGGCCGCGTTGCGCCGGCCCGGCCCGGCCCGATGGGCGGGGTACTCGGGCGCGGTGACCGCCCTCGGGCTGGCCCACCTGGTCGCGCTGACCGTGCTCGCCGCGCACGCCCTGGCGGTCGCGGCGTCGCCGGCGCGCGGCGCGCCGCCGCCCGACGCACGCACGCCGCCGCCGGTCGGCCGCACCCTGCCGCCCGACGCAGGCACACCGCCGCCCGACGGAAGCACGCCGCCCGACGGGACCCCGGTGCCGGGCCGGGCCGAGTGGCGGGGGTGGCAGCAGCGGCGCCGGCGGGCCTGGTTGCTCGCCCTGCTGCCGGCGGCGCTGGTGCTCACCCCGCTGGCCCTGCTCGCCCGGGGGCAGCGGGGCCGCCAGTTGGCCTGGGTCGACCCGGCCCGGCTGGGTGAGCTGCCCGGCCTGCCGGGTGCCCTCACCGCCAGTGCCGCGGTCGGCGGTCTGCTGGTCGGGCTGGCCGTGGTGGGGGCCGCCGGGCGGGGGCGGTGGGGGTTGGTGCTGCTGGCGGCGGTGGCGCTGCCGGCCGGGCTGCTCTTCGTCGGCGGGCTGGTGACCCCGCTCTGGGTCCCGCGCTACCTGGTCTTCACCACCCCGTTCCTGTGCCTGCCGGCCGGGGCGCTGCTCGCCTCGGTACGCCTGCCGGCCGCGCTCGCGGTGGTCGGGCTGGCTGTCGGGCTCGGCGCGCCCGCCCAGCTGGACCTGCGGCGTACCCACGACTGGCCCCGCTCCGCCCCGGTCGACTACCGGGGCGCGGCCCGGATCGTCGACGCCCACCAGCGGCCCGGCGACGCGGTGGTGTACCACCCCCGGCAGGGTTTCCTCTTCCTCGACCTCGGGCTGGCGTACCACCTCGGGGCCGATCGTCCCCGGGACGCGCTGGCGGTACGCGACCAGCGCCGGGCGGGTGACCTGTGGGCGGTGGAGTGCGACCGGCCGGCCCGCTGCCTGGCCGGGGTGGACCGGGTCTGGCTGGTGACGGCCGGCCGGCCCGCCGACCCGGCCCGCCGATCCGCCGACCCGACGACCGGCCGGCCGCCCGACCCGTTGGCCGGATTGCCGGCGGCGAAGCGGGACGCCCTGGCCGGCTGGTCCCCCACCGACCGCTGGACGGTGCCGGGGATCACCGTCACCCTGCTCACC
Proteins encoded in this region:
- a CDS encoding glycosyltransferase family 39 protein, with product MPGGWRERVRRVGRTGWLWPTLLTLVVAGAGVGHAQPWRDELATWSAASRPLPDLLRLAGTVDATTAPYYLLLHGWVAVAGDSVTALRLPSVLAVAAAAGLTAVLGERLFGRRAGLLGGLLFAVLPSTSRYGQEARPYALATLLAVAATLLLVAALRRPGPARWAGYSGAVTALGLAHLVALTVLAAHALAVAASPARGAPPPDARTPPPVGRTLPPDAGTPPPDGSTPPDGTPVPGRAEWRGWQQRRRRAWLLALLPAALVLTPLALLARGQRGRQLAWVDPARLGELPGLPGALTASAAVGGLLVGLAVVGAAGRGRWGLVLLAAVALPAGLLFVGGLVTPLWVPRYLVFTTPFLCLPAGALLASVRLPAALAVVGLAVGLGAPAQLDLRRTHDWPRSAPVDYRGAARIVDAHQRPGDAVVYHPRQGFLFLDLGLAYHLGADRPRDALAVRDQRRAGDLWAVECDRPARCLAGVDRVWLVTAGRPADPARRSADPTTGRPPDPLAGLPAAKRDALAGWSPTDRWTVPGITVTLLTRPS